Below is a window of Nicotiana tabacum cultivar K326 chromosome 19, ASM71507v2, whole genome shotgun sequence DNA.
TAgatataaaaaatctaaaatatttaGTATCTAGATTTAGATATATGATCTTAACAATCAAATATATACTCAGGCCAAACATCTTAATTTGTAAATACAAAATAAATCGAGTCTAATAATATGTTtggaaaaaaatagtttctctccaaagatattttttttcgaaaagtatttttgagaaaaatacacttttgTTAAAGTACTCTTTCAAAACTTAGTCAAACactaattattgctcaaaagtattttttaaattaattagacaaCACAAGCTACttcttaccaaaaatatttttaaaatcatctaattttagaagtttgaccaaaCAGGCTATAGAACAGCTATTGTTCAAACtataaaaaaggtaaaaagaaaaacatacatgcaaaagagaaagaattatttttaaatcattacggaaatattaaattcaaacaacaTGTCTCCTTAAAACTCAACAATACTTTTCTCTCATATCTTTGAATCAAAATAGTTTTTATCGGATTATTTCGATTAGTTAAACATTAAAAGAACAAGTAAAACACTTCATGGCATTTCGATTTTCAATAggatctgatttttcttttttttttttcaaatacagTACTTTGAAACCATTTTGGTCAAAAGTTTAATTAGGAGGTGACATAGGAAAAATATTTAGTCGTACACATTTACATTAATCCAACAATTTAATTTTAACTGTTACTATTTAAAACCAAAATATATATTCATAATACATGTATTGATTTTGAGTAAATACGAAGCCCCTTGCTTATAACTTATGTGGGGCGAGTCGGGTATCAAAAAACCCGCCCCTCGTATTCTCTACTTCTCTCAGATTCAGGTTCATAAACCCTAATCACCTAGTAAGCAATAAAGAAGAAAGTGCCCTTAAACCCTAAAGCCTCTTCAGCCGAAGTTCACTTGCGTAGCAGAGAGCTCCAACAATGGCAGAAAATCAATCCATAGCAAGAACTTTCCCGGTGAAGCCCAAATTAAAACCCACTTCAGCAAATTCCACTACCCCAACCCCTGAATCCAAGTACTGGAGATCATTCAAAACCCCTAAAGACCTTCAATCCCAAACCCTAGTTTCTGCAATCACCTCCCTATCATTTTCCCCAATATCCCCTCACGATTTCGCCGCCACACATTCTGCCACTGTCTCCATTTTCTCCGGCCAAACTCTCGAACCCAAAACCACCATCTCCTCCGCCTTCAAAGACACCGTCACCTCCGCTTCATTCCGTTCCGATGGTCGTCTCATCGCCGCCGGTGATCTTTCCGGCGCCGTTCAGGTTCTCGACCTTAAATCCCGTGTTCCTCTCCGTCGCCTTCGCGGTCATACCCGACCCGTTCGTGCTGTCCGTTACCCACGCGCCGATAAGCTCCACCTGTTCTCCGGTGGTGATGATGCCGTTGTTAAGTATTGGGATATTACTACTGAATCAAAAATTTACGATCTTTTAGGGCATAAGGATTATGTGAGGTGTGGTGATGCTTCGCCGGTTAGTGATGATATGTTTGTTTCCGGTTCTTATGATCATACGGTGAAAGTTTGGGATGTTAGGGTTTTGAATTCGGGTTCCGTGATGGAGTTTGATCATGGGAAGCCTGTTGAGGATGTGATTTATCTGCCATCTGGTGGGTTAGTTGCTACTGCTGGTGGGAATTCTGTGAAGATTTGGGATGTTCTTGGAGGTGGAAAGTTGTTATACACAATGGAGAGTCATAACAAGACTGTGACTTCAATTTGTGTTGGTAAAGTTGGGAAGGAGAGTGGCGAGGAGGCGCAACAATATAGGATCTTGAGTGTGTCTTTGGATGGATATATGAAGGTTTTTGATTATGCTAAGTTCAAGATTACTCATTCGATGAGGTTCCCTAATCCTCTAATGTCTGTTGGGTTTTCACCGGATTGTTCTACGAGGGTGATTGGGGCGTCGAATGGGACTTTGTATATTGGGAGGAGAAAGGTGAAGGATAGTGAAAGTTTGGAGCTTGGGGTTTTTGGTGGTGGATTTGCTCCAGTGGAGGAGCCTCGGAGGCGGGTGTTGAGGCCATCTTATTTCAGGTATTTTCAGCGGGGGCAGAATGAGAAGCCATCCGAATGGGATTACTTGATTAAGAAGCCGAAGAAGATTAAGGTGGCGGAGCATGAtaagttgttgaagaaatttATGCATAAGGATGCTTTGGTAGCTGCTTTGAGTGGGAAGAGCCCGGAAAATGTGGTTGCTGTTATGGAGGAATTGGTTGCTAGGAAGAAGTTGTTGAGGTGTGTGTCAAACTTGGAAACTGAGGAACTTGGTTTGCTTCTGAGGTTTCTGCAGAGGTACTCGACCATGCCTAGATTTTCAAGGTTCTTGATGGGCTTGACAAAGAAAGTTATTGAGATGCGAACTGAAGATATTAAGTCTTCAGATGAACTGAGAGGTCACATTAGGAATCTTAAACGGGACGTTGAGGAGGAAATAAGAGTACAACAGACATTGCAACAGATACAGGGAATTGTATGTCCTCTGCTCAAGATTGCTGCAAGGAGATGATATTTTGCTTATTGTTGCCTGTCGACTATCTGGCTCTACGTTTTGCCTTTTTTACTGCTAGGATTTCCTTCAACTGAGTGACTACAAAAAATTTTGCCATCACAAGCAATAGCATGATAGGAATAGCAGGTTTAATAGAGATGACATCACAATAGGATGAAGACGAGACTTCTTATCTGCTTTCACGTGGAAATACATTGTAGTATTCCTTCAAgaaattttgtttcttttatatgGGATTGTCCTTCTTTTACCCATGAAGAATACATGCAGGTCACAGCTTATGTAAGTTGTTAAATCTCATCCTTACAAAATTACAATTTTCCTGAAAGGGATTAGTTTGTATGAGTATTTGTTTAAGCTGCTACTTAATTAGCTAGGCCAATTTGACATAACTAGCAACTGGTATATTTGAGCTCATTCTACCATCAAATTCTTTTCATGTCTGTGAAGTTGGAAATTCCGCAAGCAAAAGAGAACAGAATGTGCAGAATATTAAGATGTGGGCGGAATCTTTATGTTAAGACAGACAAGTTGCTGCATACTTCTTGCAATATGCTTACTGCAGTGCAAACTTTCTGCTAATGCTTACTGCACTGCAATTTTGGAGTGCATTCTTGATATGTACTATTAAGCGAAAACCTTATTATTGGTGAACTTCATCTCATTTAGGTAAAACACtcagtttttatttttttgataaagtAAGAGATATTATAAATGAcatcaagaagatgcagaaaTATAGATACAAAAGATTTGTTAGTTTCAGTACAAAGAGTCCTATACTAATGTTAAAGAGCTAACAAAGTCCAAAAAATGATCAGGGGACTTTACAGGTGTTAAGGTACTCCAACTGTCCAAAAGCAAAAGATGCCTTAAGGATAAAGCCAAATAGTCTAATGGAAGAGGAAGAAACCATTGATAATGTCAAGCTCTTATTGCTTGGACCTCATTTATTCTGCCTAAATTTTATAAGATTTAAGTGGTATAATATGCCACAATAAGTTTGCTAGACTAGAAATTATGATTCCCCTATCACATTAGATGTCAAACTATGGAAGGTCAAAATTCCTCCTTGCAAGGGGTTCATATGGGCTCAGGTATTATTTTCATGTTAGAACGGAATAGTGAAAGAATGTATCAGCAAGAGTTGGATATTATCTTACAGATACTATAAATAGAAGAGGTCCAAATTTGCCCTTCCACTATTAGAAATGTTCTAAGATTACCTTTTGTTACACTTCCAGGCCATTGATACCCTTTACTTTTTGACAATGTTTTAAGACCTCCGTTATACTTTGGTTAAAAGactttttgtttcatttcttttttgaagttttaaaatttcTTTTACGATAGGGTTATCAATAACCTCGAAAGTCCAATTTTACGATCTTGTGTTTGATCAAGAGTAAAGTTGATCAAAATGCACTCACTACAAGTTTATGGCAGCGTCTAATAGGTACAAATTTAATATTAAATACATATTTCCAAGAATATTTATACCTGTGGAGTCGAAAGTAACGGATACATTTGCATCAATTGTTAGTAGAGTAGATGTATCATTGGTTTCCAAGAATTTGGTGCTGTTTAGTTGACCTTCTTCACTCCATTAATTGGAGTATATAAAAACACAACCATTTGGACTTTTGAACCTTCTCTCCGGCCAGCttctaacagcttgtttggatagtTGATacatattgtattgtatcgtattgttattttaaatacgatgtttgttttgattgttatttaaatattattgtaTCGTAtagttaaatccgtcgttacgtaacAACGAAATGTGTCACTTTATATAACggccgatttggtgtggtcgcgtcgttgcgttgtctttttctctcaatctcatccttcattattattaaatgatattatttcatcatttaccctacctttttatataccgtatcataattttttttaataatattgtaagtttattcttcatattactGGTGTGTGATAtcataaaatgacaaaaaacgatacaatctatccaaatattgtatcaatcaaacgatacaatacaatacaatacaaaacAAGCTTAGAGACAAACTTCTACACGTAGCTGCATTAGGTTCAAGGACTGAAAGTAGTATTTgaattttctttatttagtatgtATATTACAACGATAACTATGCCTTAGTCAATCAAGTTGGTGCCAATTTTACGAAtcctcacttttttttttttagattcaGTTGTATTATAAGGATTCATTATTATTGACAAGTTTTGAGGTAGTTGTCTACCTACCTGCAACTCTCCTCCTTTATATGAGTTTGGGATGGATAATGTAAGCAAGCCTATACAAGtggagttttattttatttattactatGTATAATGTTTGAAGTAGTGAATGGAACCTTAAAGTGTACTTAACTTATTCAGACAAGCACACGTAACAGCCTAACGGGATAAAGGAAAGTCAAAATAAGTCGGCCCGCTCTTCTAACTGCACAAGTCTCGATGCCTCACATAACTTTTGTCATACCTTTCAAGAGAAAAATTCTCACTTTTGAGTATCTCTCCCTTTTAATTTATATCAGCCAGTTTGTCtgagtttaaaatttttttttttgaaaattttgtagGACATAATATTTGCGTGATTATAAAAGTTTCTTATTAAAGTTAAAATGaatagtttaaaattaaattatttttaaatttaaaaatgagtaatttattttaaaacacaCTAAAAAAGAAATTATCTCGCCTAATTTGAAACGGATTGAGAGTAAATTTAGTAATTTACTCCATCTATtttgaaaagaatgaaaagagtcAAATTTTTTAATTCGTTACTCCTACAATACTCCGTCAGGTAACATTATAACATTACAATATACTCCAGTAGTTAAATAAAGATTGACTTCATATCATCAATAATGGGTATATATAAATAAGATCACATGATAATTTAAATTGAGCTAGTAGAAGTTAGCGAAGATAAGACAGACACACTTGCAGAGTAATTGTGAAAGAGGAAAGACCCAATTGCAGACTTAAATTTGTAATGCTGCAATTGGATTGTGTAGTAAGTAGTTTGATTATTGAACTATCTTGAGGACAATTAAGAGTGAGCAGAAGCTAAGTGTGCATATATTAAATACTTATAATAAAACTACATTAATTGATGATTTGACATAATTCAAACAAATAAAGCATAGACCTAAGGAGCAGTTAGGTTTTAGTTAGATGTAGCAAGACTTAATAATAGTGATGACTGGTAAACTAAACTACACCCACCTGAAACCAGAAATGTTCTGTATTTCTGACTTTCTGTAGAAGGATGTGGGCATAACTGAAATACTATCTTATTGGCAAGGGCTTTCTGGTCAGTCTAGAGTACAAAAAATTTGAAACCAGTTGCCGTTTGAACCCCTCAGGAACCTCGAAATTCAAAAAACTATCTTCAATGCAACCAATTAAACAACCCCAAACACAGCCTAAAGAAACTGAGATAGAAAAAGGATTCTGTGCGTGTGCCAGTGTGTGTTTTTGgcgaaagaaaacaagaagagagATGACGGGGTTGGTTATGGTGAGTAGGGGGGTGGGTTGCGGAGGTGGTGGAAATGGGAAGAGGTCAAAGGAAGAGCAAAAGCAGCAGCAGCAGTTGTCTTTGTTGGATTTTATCTTACAAGCTTTGAGGAAATCTATGATGTCTTGTCGTGATGATCAAAAGGAGGAGGAGGTGATGAAATCCACCGTTCATCTTCATCATATGGAAATCGGATGGCCCACAAATGTCCAGCATCTAACTCATGTCACTTTCGATCGGTTTCATGGATTTTTGGGTCTTCCTCTTGAgtttgaagttgaaatcccttGCAAAGTACCCAGTGCCAGGTTTGTTTAAGAACCTCAGTTTTTGTTTTTGGGTGCTCTTGAATTTCAATTTCTTGATCTGGGTCGACTTCTGTTTGTCGAAAAGATtgattcttttttgttttatatgTTGTTTGCATCTGATTAACAAAGCATAAAACTGATATAAAGCTGAGACTTTTACTTTTAGGGGGTGATAGTTACTCAGAATAAGCTTGTCTAGTTTTCAGCTCAATTACCAGTATTCGAGGCTGCAATTCAAATCCCAAACTAGTTAGGGCTGACTATATAATTCGTTAGTAATAACTGGAGGATTTATCATAGTTAGACTATCTTTACAACCCTTCTACTTAATCTGAGCTTTGGACAGACATTCTTTGCAAAGCTCAGTTTCTTATTCAAATACTAGTAAATATGTCTTAGTATAATGATCTGCCAACAGAATCTGCAATGTAACAAGTTTAGGAGTGGTTCATGCAAACTCTGAAGAAATAGTGAAGTTTTTATAAAACAGATTTACTGTGTTTTACTCCTATTTAGAGTTTAAAGCTAATTGAGGATAAGGATAGCATCAGTATGTTCTAACCATGCTCAACTAGTCAACACCTCTATTATGTCTCTATCCTACTTTGTAATTCAATAGTTGTGATGTGCCTATTTCAATGGTCCCCTATCCTTTTGGGTACATGATCATAATAGACCACTTTTATGTCATGCCTCACTAACCGACAAGGTTTAATTGGTTTTTGGGTTCCTATTAATTTGTCACACGAGTGTCCTTGTGCCGAATTAGTAGTGGCTTTATCACCCCTCAT
It encodes the following:
- the LOC107800862 gene encoding protein SLOW WALKER 1-like encodes the protein MAENQSIARTFPVKPKLKPTSANSTTPTPESKYWRSFKTPKDLQSQTLVSAITSLSFSPISPHDFAATHSATVSIFSGQTLEPKTTISSAFKDTVTSASFRSDGRLIAAGDLSGAVQVLDLKSRVPLRRLRGHTRPVRAVRYPRADKLHLFSGGDDAVVKYWDITTESKIYDLLGHKDYVRCGDASPVSDDMFVSGSYDHTVKVWDVRVLNSGSVMEFDHGKPVEDVIYLPSGGLVATAGGNSVKIWDVLGGGKLLYTMESHNKTVTSICVGKVGKESGEEAQQYRILSVSLDGYMKVFDYAKFKITHSMRFPNPLMSVGFSPDCSTRVIGASNGTLYIGRRKVKDSESLELGVFGGGFAPVEEPRRRVLRPSYFRYFQRGQNEKPSEWDYLIKKPKKIKVAEHDKLLKKFMHKDALVAALSGKSPENVVAVMEELVARKKLLRCVSNLETEELGLLLRFLQRYSTMPRFSRFLMGLTKKVIEMRTEDIKSSDELRGHIRNLKRDVEEEIRVQQTLQQIQGIVCPLLKIAARR